One Nonomuraea angiospora DNA segment encodes these proteins:
- a CDS encoding HD domain-containing protein translates to MNAILEKVRARVAVDFATADPAHDLGHVDRVAALAGEIAARTGADPRIAQVAAYVHDYHRVEEARRDRRPIRPEDARAAVLEVLEGCGVPQEWHPPILRAVELTGRYRFAEDDLDDGCPVAAAVHDADNLDAMGAIGIGRAFAYGGLLGEPLWDPGTALQEVYQEGETSSVLAHLYEKLVRLEQDMLTEPARRMAADRALLLHRFAAGFRSEWDRAQAAGSRVRWDPRTRFLSVEEPRGEADEPVVRVGFRGQVSLTFDEQGHPAEVHLLDVPDLLATGVRIVLSQGRPHHRIEGIGDIELQLRENRPVALQLHLRSR, encoded by the coding sequence GTGAATGCGATTCTCGAGAAGGTGCGGGCCCGCGTGGCGGTCGACTTCGCGACCGCCGACCCGGCCCACGACCTCGGCCACGTCGACCGGGTCGCCGCCCTGGCGGGGGAGATCGCGGCCCGGACGGGCGCCGACCCCCGCATCGCGCAGGTGGCGGCGTACGTTCATGACTACCACCGGGTAGAGGAGGCCAGACGCGACCGGCGGCCCATCCGGCCCGAGGACGCCCGCGCGGCCGTGCTGGAGGTGCTGGAAGGGTGCGGAGTGCCGCAGGAGTGGCATCCGCCCATCCTGCGCGCGGTGGAGCTGACAGGCCGCTACCGCTTCGCCGAGGACGACCTCGACGACGGGTGCCCGGTCGCCGCGGCGGTCCACGACGCCGACAACCTCGACGCCATGGGAGCCATCGGCATCGGCCGGGCCTTCGCCTACGGCGGGCTGCTCGGCGAGCCGCTGTGGGACCCGGGCACCGCTCTCCAGGAGGTCTACCAGGAGGGCGAGACCTCCTCGGTGCTGGCCCACCTCTACGAGAAGCTGGTCCGGCTGGAGCAGGACATGCTCACCGAGCCCGCACGCCGGATGGCGGCCGACCGGGCGCTGCTGCTGCACCGGTTCGCCGCCGGGTTCCGATCCGAGTGGGACCGGGCGCAGGCGGCCGGCTCGCGGGTCCGGTGGGACCCGCGCACCCGCTTCCTGTCGGTGGAGGAGCCCCGCGGCGAGGCCGATGAGCCGGTCGTCCGGGTCGGCTTCCGCGGGCAGGTCTCGCTGACCTTCGACGAGCAGGGACACCCGGCCGAGGTCCACCTGCTGGACGTGCCGGACCTGCTGGCCACCGGCGTGCGGATCGTCCTGTCCCAGGGCCGGCCGCACCACCGCATCGAGGGGATCGGGGACATCGAGCTGCAACTGCGCGAGAACCGGCCGGTGGCGCTCCAGCTGCACCTGCGGAGCCGGTGA
- a CDS encoding class I SAM-dependent methyltransferase has protein sequence MTASAMVAEFDDVAGWTADAVEQLGERHAIPAACRGSASPAALGWLAEACELSPGVTLLDVGAGAGGPAAWAAERFGVRPILLEPMPAAGRAAARLFGLPVIAGDGRRIPLRTGSADAAWCLGVLCTVRDKAAVLAEIHRVLKPGASLGLLVVVARGPQLLPVPDGNHFPTQGELAGLLACAGFDIVEQIDQPGGAPRSWSRRAEQVAAVIATRHRAEPAYALAAHQGERFTRLFASGQIAVRLIHAVSRSAGHPLKPRMEER, from the coding sequence GTGACCGCATCGGCGATGGTCGCGGAGTTCGACGATGTCGCCGGCTGGACCGCCGACGCCGTCGAGCAGCTGGGGGAGCGGCACGCCATCCCGGCCGCCTGCCGCGGGAGCGCGAGTCCGGCGGCACTGGGGTGGCTGGCCGAGGCGTGCGAGCTGTCGCCCGGCGTCACGCTGCTGGACGTGGGCGCGGGCGCCGGCGGGCCGGCGGCCTGGGCCGCGGAGCGGTTCGGGGTCCGGCCGATCCTGCTGGAGCCGATGCCGGCCGCGGGCCGGGCCGCCGCCCGGCTGTTCGGGCTGCCGGTCATCGCGGGGGACGGGCGACGGATTCCGCTCCGTACGGGGTCGGCCGACGCCGCCTGGTGTCTGGGGGTGCTGTGCACCGTGCGGGACAAGGCGGCGGTGCTCGCCGAGATCCACCGGGTGCTCAAGCCTGGCGCCTCACTCGGGCTGCTGGTGGTCGTCGCCCGGGGCCCGCAGCTCCTTCCGGTGCCGGACGGCAACCACTTCCCCACCCAGGGGGAGCTTGCCGGGCTGCTCGCCTGCGCCGGGTTCGACATCGTCGAGCAGATCGACCAGCCCGGCGGGGCGCCGCGGTCGTGGTCGCGCCGTGCCGAGCAGGTCGCCGCGGTGATCGCGACCCGCCACCGGGCCGAGCCCGCGTACGCGCTGGCGGCTCACCAGGGTGAGCGCTTCACCCGCCTGTTCGCCTCCGGCCAGATCGCTGTACGGCTGATCCACGCGGTCAGCCGGTCTGCCGGACATCCACTCAAGCCACGCATGGAGGAAAGATGA
- a CDS encoding SDR family oxidoreductase: MTGAHRPVALVTGANRGTGLAIAAELHAGGWEAWGLNRTPAGKPWLPEAPCDLESADAVTAAVETVARRRGRIDALVVNAVARSLGRIGTLGLADWRAAFDVNIVSVLPLLQAALPHLRPRKGSIVLMGSHAGSRYFEGGAAYCASKAALKALAEVLLLEERPNGVRTTLINPGAIANEIGDDSPFKLSTSSVARAVRWVVEAPADTAIGEIELRPAHLPDMAVTGLNRLQAV, translated from the coding sequence ATGACCGGGGCGCATCGCCCGGTCGCCCTCGTGACCGGGGCCAACCGGGGCACCGGCCTGGCCATCGCCGCGGAGCTCCACGCGGGCGGCTGGGAGGCATGGGGGCTCAACCGCACCCCGGCGGGAAAGCCGTGGCTCCCCGAAGCCCCGTGCGACCTGGAGTCGGCCGACGCGGTGACGGCCGCCGTCGAGACGGTCGCGCGCCGGCGGGGGCGCATCGACGCGCTCGTCGTCAACGCGGTGGCGCGGTCACTGGGCAGGATCGGCACGCTCGGCCTGGCCGACTGGCGGGCCGCGTTCGACGTCAACATCGTCTCCGTGCTGCCGCTGCTCCAGGCGGCCCTGCCGCACCTGCGCCCGCGCAAGGGCAGCATCGTCCTGATGGGCAGCCACGCCGGGAGCCGCTACTTCGAGGGCGGCGCGGCCTACTGCGCCAGCAAAGCGGCCCTCAAGGCGCTGGCCGAGGTGCTCCTGCTGGAGGAGCGCCCCAACGGGGTCCGCACCACGCTGATCAATCCCGGCGCGATCGCCAACGAGATCGGTGACGACTCACCGTTCAAGCTGTCGACGTCCTCCGTCGCCCGAGCCGTGCGGTGGGTGGTCGAGGCGCCCGCCGACACCGCGATCGGCGAGATCGAACTGCGCCCGGCGCACCTGCCCGACATGGCGGTGACCGGCCTGAACCGGCTCCAAGCGGTCTGA
- a CDS encoding sigma factor, giving the protein MTEVSAGTLAEMLDERQHLLEIALWMFGSESTADRIVQETYRRWYALDDDERADIAVPRAWLTRVAGGICLELLASGPTALPESAALPPRRRPAMLPAYQQATSDRAMLVRHDHVARRFAAACDLGDTAALRAVLAADAIVVSDGGGKLRAPVRPTYGADAVARFVTSLLAGRPGTEVAVESVNGRTGLVLRQAGRAVAVAGVSVAGAEITAVWIVLNPDKLQRWHRP; this is encoded by the coding sequence ATGACCGAAGTGAGCGCCGGGACGCTGGCGGAGATGCTCGACGAGCGGCAGCACCTGCTCGAGATCGCCTTGTGGATGTTCGGCTCGGAGAGCACGGCCGACCGGATCGTCCAGGAGACCTATCGCCGCTGGTACGCCCTCGACGACGACGAACGCGCGGACATCGCGGTGCCGCGCGCCTGGCTGACGCGGGTCGCCGGGGGCATCTGCCTGGAACTGCTCGCCTCCGGCCCGACCGCCCTGCCGGAATCCGCCGCCCTGCCGCCCCGCCGCCGGCCCGCCATGCTCCCGGCGTACCAGCAGGCCACGTCGGACCGGGCGATGCTCGTCCGGCACGACCACGTCGCCCGCCGCTTCGCCGCGGCCTGCGACCTGGGGGACACGGCGGCGCTGCGGGCGGTCCTGGCCGCGGACGCGATAGTCGTCAGCGACGGTGGCGGCAAGCTGCGCGCCCCGGTACGCCCCACCTACGGCGCCGACGCGGTCGCCCGGTTCGTCACGTCCTTGCTGGCCGGCCGGCCCGGCACCGAGGTGGCCGTCGAGTCCGTGAACGGCCGGACGGGCCTGGTACTGCGCCAGGCGGGCCGGGCCGTGGCGGTGGCCGGCGTGAGCGTCGCCGGAGCCGAGATCACCGCGGTGTGGATCGTCCTGAACCCCGACAAGTTGCAGCGCTGGCACCGCCCATGA
- a CDS encoding phosphoribosylaminoimidazolesuccinocarboxamide synthase translates to MTPPKNGTTGPPAIEGRSKRIWPRDDGTCVVELIPSLRSYTFDRDELVPATARLRLDFYERAARALHAAGMRTVFRERLGETTYLADYVPAPPFEVIVKNRAVGSTVRKYPGLFPEGHVFHPPVVKFDFRIDPEDQPIGEDYLWAYGVDVEEFRRIARQCNDCLRKWLEPLDLWDFCLIIGPGPEGDPIINSEISPDCMRLRDRQGNSLDKDLFRQGAGHEHIVSVWSALVGRLPA, encoded by the coding sequence GTGACCCCTCCGAAGAATGGCACGACCGGGCCGCCCGCGATCGAAGGCCGCAGCAAACGGATCTGGCCGCGCGACGACGGCACCTGCGTGGTCGAGCTGATCCCCAGCCTGCGCAGCTACACCTTCGACCGCGACGAGCTGGTGCCGGCGACCGCGCGCCTGCGCCTCGACTTCTACGAGCGTGCGGCCCGCGCGCTGCACGCCGCCGGCATGCGCACGGTGTTCAGGGAGCGGCTCGGCGAGACCACCTATCTCGCCGACTACGTGCCGGCCCCGCCTTTCGAGGTCATCGTCAAGAACCGGGCCGTCGGATCGACCGTCCGCAAATATCCCGGCCTCTTCCCAGAAGGTCATGTCTTCCATCCCCCGGTGGTGAAGTTCGACTTCCGGATCGACCCCGAGGACCAGCCCATCGGCGAAGACTATCTGTGGGCCTATGGAGTGGATGTCGAGGAGTTCCGCCGCATTGCCCGGCAATGCAATGACTGCCTCCGCAAGTGGCTGGAGCCGCTCGATCTCTGGGATTTCTGCCTGATCATCGGCCCGGGACCCGAAGGCGATCCCATCATCAATTCCGAAATATCGCCCGACTGCATGCGGCTGCGCGATCGCCAGGGCAACTCGCTGGACAAGGACCTGTTCCGGCAGGGGGCCGGCCACGAGCACATCGTCTCCGTCTGGTCCGCGCTGGTCGGCAGGCTCCCGGCATGA
- the rsgA gene encoding ribosome small subunit-dependent GTPase A encodes MSFEHSLDDGLSAYGWDAGLEQSFTSHRSAGLIPARVVGVDRGACDVITETGPLRARLSLPAPADPVESPCTGDWAALRPGPTPELVALLPRRGVIVRSTASRTSHGQALAANVDTAVVAVSLASPPNPSRIERLLALAWESGAQPVIVLTKADQAADPGQAVTAIAELAPGVETIATSAATGQGMDTLAAALTGTVVLLGPSGAGKSTLGNALLGTELLETGAVRAQDGKGRHTTVRRRLVPLPGGGVLIDTPGLRGVGLLDADEGLQQVFADIEEFAEQCRFGDCGHDSEPGCAVQAALASGDLSERRLDSYRKLQRENAWASSRSDARLRAQHDDRKKAITRSLRETYAFRDRQRRS; translated from the coding sequence TTGTCATTCGAGCATTCCCTTGACGATGGCCTGTCCGCGTACGGTTGGGACGCAGGGCTCGAACAGTCCTTCACCTCCCACCGCTCCGCGGGGCTCATCCCGGCCCGCGTCGTCGGCGTCGACCGCGGCGCCTGCGACGTCATCACCGAAACCGGCCCGCTCCGGGCCCGCCTCTCGCTCCCGGCGCCGGCGGATCCGGTCGAGTCCCCCTGCACGGGCGACTGGGCGGCGCTGCGCCCCGGCCCCACCCCCGAACTGGTCGCGCTGCTGCCGCGGCGCGGCGTGATCGTCCGCTCGACGGCGTCGCGTACCTCCCACGGCCAGGCCCTGGCCGCCAACGTCGACACGGCGGTCGTGGCCGTCTCGCTCGCCAGCCCGCCGAATCCGAGCCGGATCGAGCGGCTGCTCGCGCTGGCATGGGAGAGCGGCGCCCAGCCCGTGATCGTCCTGACCAAGGCCGACCAGGCGGCCGATCCCGGCCAGGCGGTGACCGCCATCGCCGAGCTCGCCCCGGGCGTGGAGACCATCGCCACCAGCGCCGCCACCGGCCAGGGCATGGACACCCTCGCCGCCGCGCTCACCGGCACCGTGGTCCTGCTCGGCCCGTCCGGAGCGGGCAAGTCCACGCTGGGCAACGCGCTGCTGGGCACCGAGCTCCTGGAGACCGGCGCCGTACGCGCGCAGGACGGCAAGGGCCGCCACACCACGGTCCGCCGCCGGCTGGTCCCGCTGCCCGGCGGCGGCGTGCTGATCGACACCCCCGGTCTGCGCGGCGTCGGCCTCCTGGACGCCGACGAGGGTCTGCAGCAGGTCTTCGCCGACATCGAGGAGTTCGCCGAGCAGTGCCGCTTCGGCGACTGCGGCCACGACTCCGAACCCGGCTGCGCCGTCCAGGCGGCCCTCGCCTCAGGTGATCTGAGCGAGCGCCGCCTCGACAGCTACCGCAAGCTCCAGCGCGAGAACGCCTGGGCCAGCTCCCGCAGCGACGCGCGCCTGCGCGCCCAGCACGATGATCGCAAGAAGGCGATCACCCGCTCGCTGCGTGAGACCTACGCCTTCCGGGACCGGCAGCGCCGTTCGTGA
- a CDS encoding NAD(P)-dependent oxidoreductase, which produces MTSILEREPVPARAGHASRACDLPVLRGAQADWPMPPARTILIAHLLDTAVPYVRLLSRSTDLAQIVPVPYSAQPEALALLGDLPVSIPASIEEVGPMAVAAAQRAARQGDSPVMIQEVGGYCAGAVRDLAGVPGFRGIVEDTKQGQWQYERAAPLPLPVFTIADSPLKALEDVQVGRSVAYSVERLLRLRFYRLLSERRVLVLGYGGIGTALAEHLRRTGVQVAVYDPDDIRMSAALVHGFRVGPRQDLLSWAEVIIGVSGHRALTTADLPHLRDGVVLASGSSKQVEFDVKGLRRAASASAEVDEVLELRVADRTVYLLNDGKPVNFMEHSILGSVLDLVYTELYLCTRELARQTWEPGLHRLDPRLQRELAQRWREEYGQR; this is translated from the coding sequence ATGACATCCATTCTCGAGCGCGAACCCGTGCCCGCACGCGCCGGACACGCCTCGCGCGCCTGCGACCTGCCCGTGCTGCGCGGCGCCCAGGCCGACTGGCCGATGCCGCCCGCCCGCACGATCCTGATCGCGCACCTGCTCGACACCGCGGTGCCCTACGTGCGGCTGCTGAGCCGCTCCACCGACCTCGCCCAGATCGTGCCGGTGCCCTACAGCGCCCAGCCGGAGGCGCTGGCGCTGCTGGGCGACCTTCCGGTGAGCATTCCGGCCTCGATCGAGGAGGTCGGGCCCATGGCGGTCGCCGCCGCCCAGCGGGCCGCGCGGCAGGGCGATTCGCCGGTGATGATCCAGGAGGTCGGCGGCTACTGCGCCGGGGCGGTGCGAGACCTGGCCGGGGTGCCGGGCTTTCGCGGCATCGTGGAGGACACCAAGCAAGGGCAGTGGCAGTACGAGCGCGCCGCGCCGCTTCCCCTGCCGGTCTTCACCATCGCCGACAGCCCGCTGAAGGCCCTGGAGGACGTCCAGGTCGGGCGGTCGGTGGCCTACAGCGTCGAGCGCCTGCTGCGGCTGCGCTTCTACCGGCTCCTCAGCGAACGCCGCGTCCTCGTGCTCGGCTACGGCGGGATCGGCACGGCCCTGGCCGAGCACCTGCGCCGCACCGGAGTCCAGGTCGCCGTCTACGATCCCGACGACATCCGGATGTCCGCCGCCCTGGTGCACGGGTTCCGCGTGGGCCCGCGCCAGGACCTGCTCTCCTGGGCCGAGGTGATCATCGGCGTGTCCGGCCACCGCGCCCTCACCACGGCCGACCTGCCGCACCTGCGCGACGGCGTCGTGCTGGCCAGCGGAAGCTCCAAGCAGGTCGAGTTCGACGTCAAGGGCCTGCGCCGCGCGGCGTCGGCCTCGGCCGAGGTCGACGAGGTGCTCGAACTGCGGGTGGCCGATCGCACCGTCTATCTGCTCAACGACGGCAAGCCCGTGAACTTCATGGAGCACAGCATCCTCGGTTCGGTCCTTGACCTGGTCTACACCGAGCTGTATCTGTGCACGCGTGAGCTGGCTCGGCAGACCTGGGAGCCGGGGCTGCACCGCCTCGACCCGCGGCTGCAGCGGGAGCTGGCGCAGCGCTGGCGGGAGGAGTACGGACAACGGTGA
- a CDS encoding HAD family hydrolase: MTRIQLVCTDLDGVLLTSAGGLSHDTRRALAEARAAGLQVMVATGRPTRDALDWALEAGLRGLLACSNGAVIWDTCAERVLFDHCFTAGQLKQVLVWAERSVPGGVLGLDTEHELTLQPGFADLVPDCWPHAVSADLIGRATAGNRAVKVLLAHPELSPAQLGGAFAGALAGGAVTGLRATFSTAHFLEISPEHANKGQALRWAAAHRRVPLAATAAVGDMPNDLPMLRQAGLPAAVANAHPEVKAAARILLPSNDDDGVASLIRTVLR, translated from the coding sequence ATGACACGGATCCAGCTGGTCTGCACGGACCTGGACGGGGTGCTGCTCACCAGCGCCGGCGGCCTCAGCCACGACACCCGCAGGGCGCTGGCCGAGGCCCGCGCCGCCGGCCTCCAGGTCATGGTCGCCACCGGGCGGCCCACCCGGGACGCTCTGGACTGGGCGCTGGAGGCCGGCCTGCGGGGCCTGCTCGCCTGCAGCAACGGCGCGGTGATCTGGGACACCTGCGCCGAACGGGTGCTGTTCGACCACTGCTTCACCGCCGGCCAGCTCAAGCAGGTCCTCGTCTGGGCCGAACGGTCGGTGCCGGGCGGCGTCCTGGGGCTCGACACCGAGCACGAGCTGACACTGCAACCCGGCTTCGCCGACCTGGTGCCCGACTGCTGGCCCCACGCCGTCTCGGCCGATCTCATCGGCCGCGCCACTGCCGGCAACCGCGCGGTCAAGGTGCTCCTGGCCCATCCCGAGCTGTCGCCGGCCCAGCTCGGCGGCGCGTTCGCCGGCGCGCTCGCCGGCGGGGCGGTCACCGGGCTGCGGGCCACCTTCTCCACCGCGCACTTCCTGGAGATCTCTCCGGAGCACGCCAACAAGGGCCAGGCCCTGCGATGGGCGGCCGCGCACCGGCGCGTCCCCCTCGCCGCCACGGCCGCCGTGGGCGACATGCCCAACGACCTTCCCATGCTCCGCCAGGCCGGACTGCCCGCGGCCGTCGCCAACGCCCACCCCGAGGTCAAGGCGGCCGCCCGGATCCTGCTGCCCAGCAACGACGACGACGGCGTGGCCTCGCTGATCCGCACCGTCCTGCGCTGA
- a CDS encoding SDR family oxidoreductase codes for MKVVVVGGTGLIGSKLVAILGEHGHDAVAAAPSTGVNTLTGEGLAEVLAGAQVVVDVSNSPSFEPAAVMEFFETSTRNLLAAEAAAGVGHHVALSVVGTDRMPDNGYFAAKIAQEQLIEKSGIPFSLVHATQFFEFVRAIADEATDGDTVRIAPVRFQPIAGEEVAQAVGRVAMGEPLNGRVEIGGPDDVRMDEFFRDALAAWGDPRTVVADPRARYYGSVPGERTLVPGEGAILGTIHYRDWAGRNAAAK; via the coding sequence ATGAAGGTCGTCGTGGTCGGCGGGACCGGGCTGATCGGCTCGAAGCTGGTGGCCATATTGGGAGAGCACGGTCACGACGCGGTGGCGGCGGCGCCGAGCACCGGTGTCAACACCCTGACCGGTGAGGGGCTGGCGGAGGTGCTGGCGGGCGCGCAGGTGGTGGTCGACGTGTCCAACTCGCCGTCGTTCGAGCCGGCGGCGGTGATGGAGTTCTTCGAGACCTCCACCCGCAACCTGCTGGCCGCCGAGGCGGCGGCCGGGGTCGGTCATCATGTCGCGCTGTCGGTGGTGGGCACGGATCGGATGCCGGACAACGGCTACTTCGCGGCGAAGATCGCCCAGGAGCAGCTGATCGAGAAGTCGGGCATCCCGTTCTCGCTCGTACACGCGACGCAGTTCTTCGAGTTCGTACGCGCCATCGCCGATGAGGCCACGGACGGCGACACGGTGCGGATCGCGCCGGTGCGCTTCCAGCCCATCGCGGGTGAGGAGGTCGCCCAGGCGGTCGGCCGGGTCGCGATGGGAGAGCCGCTGAACGGCCGGGTCGAGATCGGCGGCCCCGACGACGTCCGGATGGACGAGTTCTTCCGCGACGCCCTGGCCGCCTGGGGCGACCCGCGCACGGTGGTCGCCGACCCGCGGGCGCGCTACTACGGCAGCGTGCCGGGCGAGCGGACGCTGGTGCCGGGCGAGGGCGCGATCCTCGGCACCATCCATTACCGCGACTGGGCCGGCCGGAACGCCGCCGCCAAGTAG
- a CDS encoding RNA polymerase sigma-70 factor: MQVESLKQANALEQAASAFVELRPRLFGIAYRMLGSAVEAEDILQEVWLRWQNTDRSTVQNPAAFLALITTRLAINVAQSARSRRESYIGPWLPEPVDTSMDPTLGAERGEALELAFLLLLERLTPTERAAYVLREAFVYPYPQIAEILQVSTVNARQLVSRARKRLTAARREPIDKTEHRRLLAVFLDAAQTGNIAALEDLFAADVVSSSDGNGIRGAARFPLLGSARVAKFLAAYAPRFWPGADITWVEVNGRAAVLVPRNRTEITLLTIEASPQGIHHLMWIVNPAKLGAFGGVTT, from the coding sequence ATGCAGGTGGAATCACTGAAGCAGGCAAACGCGCTCGAACAGGCCGCGTCCGCCTTCGTCGAGCTGCGCCCCCGGCTGTTCGGCATCGCCTATCGGATGCTCGGCAGCGCGGTGGAAGCCGAGGACATCCTTCAGGAAGTCTGGCTGCGCTGGCAGAACACCGACCGCTCGACCGTCCAGAACCCTGCGGCCTTCCTGGCGTTGATCACCACCCGCCTGGCCATCAACGTCGCCCAGTCCGCCCGTTCGCGGCGCGAGTCCTACATCGGGCCCTGGCTCCCCGAACCGGTGGACACCAGCATGGATCCCACGCTGGGCGCCGAACGGGGTGAAGCGCTCGAACTCGCCTTCCTGCTGCTGCTCGAACGGCTCACCCCCACCGAGCGGGCCGCGTACGTGCTGCGTGAGGCCTTCGTCTACCCCTACCCGCAGATCGCGGAGATCCTGCAGGTCAGCACCGTCAACGCGCGCCAGCTCGTGAGCCGCGCCCGCAAACGGCTGACCGCCGCGCGGCGCGAGCCCATCGACAAGACAGAGCACCGGCGCCTCCTGGCGGTCTTCCTCGACGCCGCCCAGACGGGCAACATCGCCGCCCTCGAAGACCTCTTCGCCGCCGACGTCGTCAGCTCCTCCGACGGCAACGGCATCCGAGGGGCGGCGCGCTTCCCCCTGCTGGGCAGCGCCCGCGTGGCGAAGTTCCTGGCCGCGTACGCGCCGCGATTCTGGCCGGGCGCCGACATCACCTGGGTCGAGGTGAACGGCCGCGCCGCCGTGCTCGTCCCCCGCAACCGCACCGAGATCACCCTGCTCACCATCGAGGCCTCGCCGCAGGGCATCCACCACCTCATGTGGATCGTCAACCCGGCCAAACTCGGCGCATTCGGGGGTGTCACAACCTGA
- a CDS encoding MFS transporter, which produces MGYLSLLRAPYVTRLLLGTLVGRLPSAMAALAIPLVLRQAGAGYDFVGLAAGAFAIAAAGGGPVLGRLVDRVGQVRVLVPAAVVAGAGLIAIAVAPSEPAAVVAGALLAGAATPPLEPCLRVLWPDLVPPARLESAYAMDSASQELVFVGGPLVVAGCVAAGSTAGALWVGALLGLLGVFVVATAAPTRAWKAPLRSPDWLGPLRSRGLTVLLVSLTGVGAAIGGLNVLVVFYTEHRHVPGGAATLLALNAFGALVGGLGYGAVRWSSSPPRRTLLLTVALAAAYALLCLVPSPPYMAALMILTGLFLAPVLTAAFVLVGKLAPAGTVTEAFAWLVTLMTTGIALGSTAAGLVLAHATESWAACVGVLGVAVGVVVLAAGQRCLAAGSSDTADDPAGAAV; this is translated from the coding sequence ATGGGTTATCTCAGCCTGCTCCGGGCTCCGTACGTGACGCGGCTGCTGCTCGGGACGCTGGTCGGGAGGCTGCCCAGCGCGATGGCGGCGCTGGCGATCCCGCTGGTCCTGCGGCAGGCGGGCGCCGGCTACGACTTCGTCGGCCTGGCCGCCGGAGCCTTCGCCATCGCCGCCGCCGGCGGCGGGCCGGTGCTCGGCCGGCTGGTGGATCGGGTCGGCCAGGTCCGGGTCCTGGTGCCGGCCGCGGTCGTGGCCGGCGCTGGCCTGATCGCGATCGCGGTGGCCCCCTCCGAGCCCGCGGCCGTCGTCGCGGGCGCCCTCCTGGCGGGGGCGGCGACCCCGCCGCTGGAGCCCTGCCTCAGGGTGCTGTGGCCCGATCTGGTGCCGCCCGCCCGGCTGGAGTCGGCCTACGCCATGGACTCGGCCTCCCAGGAGCTCGTCTTCGTCGGCGGCCCGCTGGTCGTGGCCGGCTGCGTGGCGGCCGGGTCCACGGCGGGCGCCCTGTGGGTGGGGGCGCTGCTGGGCCTGCTGGGCGTGTTCGTGGTGGCCACCGCGGCGCCCACCCGCGCCTGGAAGGCGCCGCTGCGCTCGCCCGACTGGCTCGGGCCGCTGCGCAGCCGCGGTCTGACCGTGCTGCTGGTGAGCCTGACCGGGGTCGGCGCCGCCATCGGCGGCCTCAACGTCCTGGTGGTCTTCTACACCGAGCACCGCCACGTGCCGGGCGGGGCGGCCACGCTGCTGGCGCTCAACGCCTTCGGCGCCCTGGTCGGCGGTCTCGGCTACGGCGCCGTGCGCTGGTCGTCCTCGCCGCCGCGGCGGACGCTGCTGCTGACCGTCGCCCTCGCCGCCGCGTACGCGCTGCTGTGCCTGGTGCCGTCGCCGCCGTACATGGCCGCCCTCATGATCCTCACCGGGCTCTTCCTCGCGCCCGTGCTGACGGCCGCGTTCGTCCTGGTCGGAAAGCTCGCCCCGGCCGGTACGGTCACCGAGGCCTTCGCCTGGCTGGTCACGCTGATGACCACGGGCATCGCCCTGGGATCGACCGCGGCGGGCCTCGTCCTTGCACACGCCACGGAGTCCTGGGCCGCCTGCGTCGGGGTGCTGGGCGTGGCCGTGGGCGTCGTCGTCCTGGCGGCCGGGCAGCGGTGCCTCGCGGCCGGGAGCTCCGACACCGCCGACGACCCCGCGGGCGCCGCCGTATGA
- a CDS encoding Ohr family peroxiredoxin, translating to MNDPMLSTEHDYSGSTFKPLYATRVTVSGGSSAHGRATGRARSADGALDLQLRMPEELGGDHPGPNPEQLFAAGYAACFHGALSLLARRHLLDPASITVEASVAFGRDPADGGYRLSADLVVTWPGADRDRVTPLLAQAAALCPYAKMTRQGIPATISLAP from the coding sequence GTGAACGACCCGATGCTGTCCACGGAGCACGACTACAGCGGCTCCACGTTCAAACCCCTCTATGCGACGCGCGTCACCGTCAGCGGCGGCAGCTCCGCCCACGGCCGGGCCACCGGCCGGGCCCGCTCCGCCGACGGCGCCCTCGACCTGCAGCTGCGGATGCCCGAGGAGCTCGGCGGCGACCACCCCGGCCCGAACCCCGAGCAGCTCTTCGCCGCCGGATACGCCGCCTGCTTCCACGGCGCCCTCAGCCTGCTCGCCCGCCGGCACCTCCTCGACCCCGCCTCGATCACCGTGGAGGCGAGCGTGGCTTTCGGCCGCGACCCGGCCGACGGCGGCTACCGGCTGAGCGCCGACCTCGTCGTGACCTGGCCCGGAGCCGACCGCGACCGGGTCACGCCGCTGCTCGCGCAGGCCGCCGCGCTGTGCCCGTACGCCAAGATGACCCGCCAGGGCATCCCCGCCACCATCAGCCTCGCCCCCTGA